From a region of the Hippopotamus amphibius kiboko isolate mHipAmp2 chromosome 3, mHipAmp2.hap2, whole genome shotgun sequence genome:
- the SSRP1 gene encoding FACT complex subunit SSRP1, translating to MAETLEFNDVYQEVKGSMNDGRLRLSRQGIIFKNSKTGKVDNIQAGELTEGIWRRVALGHGLKLLTKNGHVYKYDGFRESEFEKLSDFFKTHYRLELMEKDLCVKGWNWGTVKFGGQLLSFDIGDQPVFEIPLSNVSQCTTGKNEVTLEFHQNDDAEVSLMEVRFYVPPTQEDGVDPVEAFAQNVLSKADVIQATGDAICIFRELQCLTPRGRYDIRIYPTFLHLHGKTFDYKIPYTTVLRLFLLPHKDQRQMFFVISLDPPIKQGQTRYHFLILLFSKDEDISLTLNMNEEEVEKRFEGRLTKNMSGSLYEMVSRVMKALVNRKITVPGNFQGHSGAQCITCSYKASSGLLYPLERGFIYVHKPPVHIRFDEISFVNFARGTTTTRSFDFEIETKQGTQYTFSSIEREEYGKLFDFVNAKKLNIKNRGLKEGMNPSYDEYADSDEDQHDAYLERMKEEGKIREENANDSSDDSGEETDESFNPGEEEEDVAEEFDSNASASSSSNEGDSDREEKKRKQLKKAKMAKDRKSRKKPMEVKKGKDPNAPKRPMSAYMLWLNASREKIKSDHPGISITDLSKKAGEIWKGMSKEKKEEWDRKAEDARREYEKAMKEYEGGRGESSKRDKSKKKKKVKVKMEKKSTPSRGSSSKSSSRQLSESFKSKEFVSSDESSSGENKSKKKRRRSEDSEEEELASTPPSSEDSASGSDE from the exons ATGGCAGAAACCCTGGAGTTCAACGACGTGTATCAGGAGGTGAAAGGCTCCATG AATGATGGTCGGCTGAGGTTGAGCCGCCAGGGCATCATCTTCAAGAACAGTAAGACAGGCAAAGTGGACAACATCCAGGCTGGGGAGTTGACAGAAGGTATCTGGCGCCGAGTAGCTCTGGGTCACGGACTTAAACTGCTCACGAAGAATGGCCACGTCTACAAGTATGATGGCTTCCGAGAATCG gaGTTTGAGAAACTCTCTGATTTCTTCAAAACTCACTATCGCTTGGAGCTAATGGAGAAGGACCTCTGTGTGAAGGGTTGGAACTGGGGAACAGTGAAGTTTGGTG GGCAGCTGCTTTCCTTCGACATTGGTGACCAGCCAGTCTTTGAGATACCTCTCAGCAACGTGTCCCAGTGCACCACAGGCAAGAATGAGGTGACACTGGAATTCCACCAGAACGACGACGCAGAGGTCTCTCTCATGGAGGTGCGCTTCTACGTGCCTCCCACCCAGGAGGATGGCGTGGACCCCGTTGAG GCCTTTGCCCAGAATGTGTTGTCGAAGGCAGATGTGATCCAGGCCACTGGAGACGCCATCTGCATCTTCCGGGAGCTTCAGTGTCTGACTCCCCGAGGCCGCTACGACATTCGCATCTACCCCACCTTCCTGCACCTACACGGCAAGACCTTTGACTACAAGATCCCCTACACCACCGTGCTGCGCCTCTTTTTGTTGCCCCACAAGGACCAGCGCCAGATGTTCTTTGTG ATCAGCCTGGATCCCCCCATCAAGCAGGGCCAGACCCGCTACCACTTCCTGATCCTCCTCTTCTCCAAGGACGAGGACATCTCCTTGACTCTCAACATGAATGA GGAAGAGGTGGAGAAGCGCTTTGAGGGGCGGCTCACTAAGAACATGTCGGGATCCCTCTACGAGATGGTCAGCCGAGTCATGAAAGCACTGGTGAACCGCAAGATCACAGTCCCAGGCAACTTCCAAGG GCACTCGGGGGCCCAGTGCATCACCTGCTCCTACAAGGCCAGCTCAGGACTGCTGTACCCACTGGAGCGGGGCTTCATCTACGTCCACAAGCCACCTGTGCACATCCGCTTCGATGAGATCTCCTTCGTCAACTTCGCCCGTGGTACCACCACCACTCGTTCCTTTGACTTTGAAATTGAGACCAAGCAGGGCACTCAGTATACCTTCAGTAGCATTGAGAG GGAGGAGTATGGAAAGTTGTTTGATTTTGTCAACGCAaaaaaactcaacatcaaaaaccgAGGATTGAAAGAG GGCATGAACCCCAGCTACGATGAGTATGCAGACTCCGACGAAGACCAGCACGATGCCTACTTGGAACGCATGAAGGAGGAGGGCAAGATCCGGGAGGAGAATGCCAATGACAGTAGCGATGACTCAGGAGAGGAAACCG ATGAGTCATTCAAcccaggggaagaggaggaagatgtggCCGAGGA GTTTGACAGCAATGCCTCTGCCAGCTCCTCCAGTAACGAGGGTGACAGTGACCGGGAAGAGAAGAAACGGAAGCAGCTTAAAAAGGCCAAGATGGCCAAGGATCGCAAGAGCCGCAAGAAGCCCATGGAG GTAAAGAAGGGCAAAGACCCCAATGCCCCCAAGAGGCCCATGTCTGCCTACATGCTGTGGCTCAACGCCAGCCGAGAGAAGATCAAGTCAGACCATCCTGGCATCAGTATCACGGATCTTtccaagaaggcaggagagaTCTGGAAGGGAATgtccaaagagaagaaagag gAGTGGGATCGCAAGGCTGAGGATGCCAGGAGGGAATATGAAAAAGCCATGAAAGAATATGAAGGGGGCCGGGGTGAGTCTTCTAAGAG GGACAagtcaaagaagaagaagaaagtaaaggtAAAGATGGAGAAGAAATCAACACCCTCTAGGGGCTCATCATCCAAGTCTTCGTCAAGGCAGCTGAGTGAGAGCTTCAAGAGTAAAGAATTTGTGTCCAGCGATGAGAGCTCTTCAGGCGAGAACAAGAGCAAAAAGAAGAGAAGGCGGAGTGAG GACTCTGAAGAAGAGGAACTAGCCAGCACTCCCCCCAGCTCAGAAGACTCAGCTTCAGGATCTGATGAgtag